GGCGCGTGGCGTCCATGCCGAGGAACGCCAGCGGGATCGGGGCGAACGCGGCCATGATGTAGAGCTGGAGCGCGCGGGCCCAGCAGACCACGAGGGCGACGACGTAGGCCGCCAGCACCACGACCCAGCTGATGAGGCTCACGACGAGCATGGCGATGAGCGACGGGATGTCGTCGTCGGTGGTGACGACGGACACCTCGGGCAGGTCGAGCGCGCCTCCGGCGCCGAAGAGCGCCTCGACTCGGTCGATGGCGAGCCCGCAGACCTCGTAGATCGACGCCATCAGGTCGAAGCTGTTCTGTATGAGGAACAGGAACACGGCGAAGAACACGAGGAGGAAAACGACCTCCTTGACGCCGGGAAGGCTCTGGCTGCCGTCCATGCGCTGGGAGATCTCGATGAGCTTCAGGGTGAAGACCAGGCCGAGCACCCCGCACCCGATCGGCAGGATGGCAACCTGCCATACGCCCCGGGCGACGTCGTGCATGGTCAGGTCGCTCGAGCTCGTGAGCATGTGCGCGAAGTCGGCCGAGAGGATCCCGTTCGCGCCGATCGACCCGAGCACGCCCGTTTGCGCCTTGAACATCCAGTTGCAGCAGTCGCGCAGAAGGCCGCACAGCCAATCGTTGACGTCCCCGGCTATGTCGGCGTATGCCGGCTGCACGGGGACGAGCAGGAGCGCGCAGAGGGCGAACGCCGTCGCGGCGGAGACGGCGAAGGCCCTTCGGCGTCGCGATTCAAGCGCCCGCACGGCTACATCGCCTCCAGCGAGCCGCCGCGCGAGACCACGGTGACCACCGTCGAGGCGGGGTCGTCGAGCGTGAAGGTCGTCGACGCGACGTTCCCGGCGTAGTCGAGCCACACCTCCTTGTCCCAGGTGGCTCCCGTCGCCTGCGGGGACACCTCCGCCGCCTTCCCGGCGACGGCCTCCTCGATGGCGGCGGCATCCGCGCCAAGCGCCTCGGAGAGGCGGTCGTCGGTGCCGGTCACGGAGAACGCTCCGTCTTGCGCCTTCTGGGGCACGTAGGCCTGCGTCAGGAGGTCGCATGCCAGGGTGCGGTTGTCCCCGTCGCCCGAGACCTGGATGAGCGACAGGCCTCCCGCCTTGTCGCCGGTTCCCTTGACCTCGATGGGCACGCTGAGCACGCCGCCGGCCTCGGAGGGCTCCTCGGCCGAGAAGAACCAGGCGCGCTCGGTGCCGCCCGCGCTCTCCACCATGGCGCCCTCGACGATCCGCAGCGTGGCCGTCGGGTCGTCGGCGCCCGTCCATGTGGTGTTCCAGAGCGCCTCGGCGCCCGATGTCGCCTTTCCAGTCTCCGAGCCAGTGCCTTCAGGGGCGCCGGCCATCGCGGACGGCGCCTGCTCCTGGGGGCTTTCCTGCGGGGCGATGGCGCAGCGCGCCACGCCCGCGCCGAGCGCCACGACGAGCGCGCCTGCCGCGACGGCGGCCATGACCCTTGACTTTCCCTGCATTGGTTTCTCCTATCTCGCGGTGAGCGCGCAGCTGAAGCTGCCGATGCCGCTCGCTATGCGGCACACGTCGCCCGTTCGCGGCTCGTGTATGTACCTGTCGTCGCCGATGTAGATGGCCACGTGGCCCGAGCGGTAGAGGATGTCGCCGGGCTTCGCCTCCGAGAGCGGTATGCGCCTGAGCTCCTCGTACTGGGAACCCGTGTAGTGGCTTATGCGGATGCCCGCCTGCGCGTAGCAGTACTGCGTGAGCCCGCTGCAGTCGAGCGCCTTGCCGGGGGTCGAGCCTCCCCACACGTAGGGCACGCCGAGCTGGCTGTACGCCGCCTCGACGATCGCGTTCCCGCTCGCGGACGGGTCCTTCAGGTCCTCGACCGTCATGGAGTCGAGCCGGTAGAGGCCCCATTGCGCCATGATCGACTTCAGGGACTCGACGTAGGACGAGTCGGTCGCCCAGCCGGCGTCCTTGAGCCCCTCGGCCATCCTGTCCGAGTCGTGCCCCTCGATCGCCTCGCGGATGAGGGCGTTGCCCGAGTAGCGCTCCGCCTGCAGGAAGATCCTGCTGCGGAAGCGGATGCACTCGGCGTCGCCGGTGAAGCGGATGAAGCTCGCCGTGATCTGGGTGTGCTCGCCGGGCACGTACTCCTCGCTGGTGGCCCAGTTCGCCTTGCCTGCGACCTCCGGGCAGCCCGCGTAGCCCGACCACCACTTCATGCCGAAGAGGTTGTGGTCGCGCTCTGCGAGCCGGCTCATGCGGTCGCCCTGGCCGGACTCCTGGATGATCTGCGCGATGGTGCAGCCCGCCGGGTGCCCGTACTCCTCCTGGCACTCGAGCGCCGCCTCGACCATCTCGTAGGTGATGTAGGGCGGCAGCCCCTCGAGACCCTGCTTGGAGGCCGCGTCGTCCCAGAAGCCGAACAGCGCGCTCAGCAGCTGCGCGACGGCGAGCGCGCAGGCGACGAAGGCCACGATGCCGGCCACCGCCCCGAGCAGGGCGGGCGCTGCGCCCGAGGCCGCGCCCGCGATCGCGGAGGCGGCGCCCTTCGACCCCGCGGCGCGGGCCGCCTCGCCCGACGCCTGCGCGGCCGCCTGGGCCGCCTGGTGCCTGACCGGGGCGGTCGCGCCGGCTGCCTCGGGGCCGCGCGCGCCTCCCTTGGGGGCGCCGAGGGCGGTCGCCGCCTTGCGGCTGCCTTGGGCTGCTTTCTTCGCCTTCCTCTGCCGCAGCCTTCCCGCGGCCTTCTTGGACGCGCGCCCCGCGTCGTACATGCCCGAGGCGCCCTCGAGCTCCTCCGAGTCGTCGAATTGGGAGACGGCCTCCCGGGCGATCGCCAGCTTCGCCGCCTCGACGCGCGAGCGCATCGCGGCCGCCGCGCGCCGGTCGCCGGCGGGTTGGGACAATTTGTCCCCGAGCCCGCCTTCCGGAGCATCGGGCTTGGAGGGGCGCTCCTTCGCCGTTGCGGCGGGGCCTCCCGCCTCGTCGAGCGGGCCGGCTCCCTCCGAGACGTTTCCCAGGGCGTCGCGCTCGGTCTCCGTGACGTCGCCCGAGGTGAGCACGTCGCGGCGCTGCGCCCCGACCACCTCGAGCATCCCGCCGCCCTCGCTCGGGCCGGCCATTCCTATTCCTCCGCCTCTCGCGCCGCCCGGCGCATCTCGCGCTCGGCGACCTCTGCGGGCTTGGTGTTCCACAGGTCGTAGAGCGGGCCTTTCGGGAAGTCGTCGGTGATGGGCACGCGGATCCCGGCGCTGATGAGCAGGCCCTCGCCGGGCTTGACGGCGTCGCCGATGTAGCCGCGCTCCGTGGCGGAGAGCTGGAGCATCTCCGCCCACGCGTCGAGGTCGGCGGTGGACTGCTTGTGCAGCAGGAAGAACTCGGAGTTGAGCACCATGTCGCGGGCCTCGGCGTTGGCCAGCATGTGGCTCGTGTTCTGGCTGATGCCGGTGCAGATGAGGCCGAACTTGCGCCCCTCGCGCCACAGGCGGGCGAAGTACTCGACCACCGTCGGGTGCGCGAAGAGGCTCTGCACCTCGTCGATGTAGAGCCATGTGTAGTTGGGGCGCGGCGGCGTGACCATCACGCGGTTGCGCACCATCTCGAGCGCCGTGATCATGCCGAACACGCGCATGTTCTGGCCGAGCCCGTGCATGTCGATGTTGGTGATGCGGTTGTCGAGCGCCACGTTGCTCTGGCCGTTGAAGAAGGAGAACGCGCCCTTCACGTAGCGCTCGTAGCGCAGCGCGATGTCGGCAGCCTCGGGCTCGGGCTGAGCGAGCAGCGCCGCGTGGAAGTCGCCGAGCGTGGGCAGGCGGCCGTCCCTCGCGCACTCCCGGTACGCCTCGCCGACGCAGCGGGCGATGATCGAGCGGTCGCGCTCCGGCAGGCCCTCGCGCCCCTCGGCCATGAGCGCGCTCGAGAGCGCGAGCACCGCGTCGGTCTTGTACGCGAGCTTGGCGGCGTCGGCGCGGTCCGCGACGTCGGCGGTGTCGAGGGGGTTGAGCACCGCCGAGCATCCCGGGGCGAGCTCGACGTTCGCGCCGCCGAGCGCGCCGACGAGGTTGCCGTACTCGCCGGCCGGGTCGAAGATCACCACCTCGTCCTCGGGGTGCGCGAGAACGGTGTTGGTTATCTCGCGCTTCACCGAGAAGCTCTTGCCCGAGCCGGGCTTGCCGCACACGAAGCCCATGGGGCTCGCCAGGCGCTTGCGGTCGCACAGCACCAGGTTCCCGCTCTCCTTTGACTGCCCGTAGTAGCCTCCGCCCGCCTCGTCGAGGCTCTGGCTGGCGAAGGGCATCTGCATGGCCACCTGCCCCGTGGTGAGGTAGCGGCTCACGGTGACGTGGTTGTCCCCGAGCGGGAGCACCGAGTTGAGAGCCTGGCGCTGCCGGAAGTGGAGCGGCTCGAGGCCGATCGTGCAGCCCTGCGCGACGCTCGTCACCTGCTGGACGCGGCGGTCGAGCTCCTCGAGGCTGTCGGCCCAGGTGTAGACGAGGCCCGTGTAGACGAACAGGCGCTCGGACTTGTTGCGCAGGAAGTCGAGCAGCTCCTCGGCCTCCTCCTTCGAGAAGCGCAGCTCGGGCGGCAGGATCTGGTAGTCGTAGCCCTTCTTCACGGCGCTCATCTGCTCGTCGATGATCTCCTTGTCCATCCAGTCGATCTGGCGCTTCACGAGCGCGAGCGCCTCGCTCTGCGCGATGGGCTGCACGTGCAGCGTCACGTTGAGCGGCAGCGGCAGGTCGATGATGGAGGCGAGGTAGGTCTCCTCGATGACCGACCCGAAGCTGCGCACGGCGAGCACCGCGCCGTAGCGCCCGTCGCTGCAAAAGCAGTCGGACCTGCCTTCGGGCTTGAAGTCGAGCGTGGAGGGCATGACGAAGTCCTTCGTGCGCGCGCCCGACGTCGGGGACAATTTGTCCCAGGAGAACTCGAAGCGCGACCCCGGGCGCAGCTGCCCCTGAAGGAGCTCGAGCCTCTCGGCGCCGTCGAGGGCGCGCGACGAGCAGCGTATGCGCGCGAGCGTCTGTTCCACGTCGCCCCGGATGCGCGCGAGCTTGGGCACCGCGGCGTCGACGTCGTCGGCGCCCACGGCGTAGGTCAGGTAGCGGTGGC
The DNA window shown above is from Collinsella aerofaciens and carries:
- a CDS encoding NlpC/P60 family protein, producing the protein MAGPSEGGGMLEVVGAQRRDVLTSGDVTETERDALGNVSEGAGPLDEAGGPAATAKERPSKPDAPEGGLGDKLSQPAGDRRAAAAMRSRVEAAKLAIAREAVSQFDDSEELEGASGMYDAGRASKKAAGRLRQRKAKKAAQGSRKAATALGAPKGGARGPEAAGATAPVRHQAAQAAAQASGEAARAAGSKGAASAIAGAASGAAPALLGAVAGIVAFVACALAVAQLLSALFGFWDDAASKQGLEGLPPYITYEMVEAALECQEEYGHPAGCTIAQIIQESGQGDRMSRLAERDHNLFGMKWWSGYAGCPEVAGKANWATSEEYVPGEHTQITASFIRFTGDAECIRFRSRIFLQAERYSGNALIREAIEGHDSDRMAEGLKDAGWATDSSYVESLKSIMAQWGLYRLDSMTVEDLKDPSASGNAIVEAAYSQLGVPYVWGGSTPGKALDCSGLTQYCYAQAGIRISHYTGSQYEELRRIPLSEAKPGDILYRSGHVAIYIGDDRYIHEPRTGDVCRIASGIGSFSCALTAR
- a CDS encoding conjugal transfer protein TrbL, translated to MRALESRRRRAFAVSAATAFALCALLLVPVQPAYADIAGDVNDWLCGLLRDCCNWMFKAQTGVLGSIGANGILSADFAHMLTSSSDLTMHDVARGVWQVAILPIGCGVLGLVFTLKLIEISQRMDGSQSLPGVKEVVFLLVFFAVFLFLIQNSFDLMASIYEVCGLAIDRVEALFGAGGALDLPEVSVVTTDDDIPSLIAMLVVSLISWVVVLAAYVVALVVCWARALQLYIMAAFAPIPLAFLGMDATRQIGLGYLKSFGAVCIAGVIILVLLISFPLVLGGLTGANPGTGTPADAIANGLTYALQYLAMCVLLILALVKSGSWARDIVSGF
- a CDS encoding VirB4-like conjugal transfer ATPase, CD1110 family produces the protein MSRARSNKENRPKRPSTLGLLLGGTGGRKDASKGAEAERQRRRRERDRSREMAAYVGYDAMYKDGIAQVMPGVFSQTVEFSDISYQSARKEARETAFTVMSSLFNYFPADSHVQLQVVNAPIPADEVGRKVFFEPGERATAGLAEEYNRILNDKMREGVSNLVRHRYLTYAVGADDVDAAVPKLARIRGDVEQTLARIRCSSRALDGAERLELLQGQLRPGSRFEFSWDKLSPTSGARTKDFVMPSTLDFKPEGRSDCFCSDGRYGAVLAVRSFGSVIEETYLASIIDLPLPLNVTLHVQPIAQSEALALVKRQIDWMDKEIIDEQMSAVKKGYDYQILPPELRFSKEEAEELLDFLRNKSERLFVYTGLVYTWADSLEELDRRVQQVTSVAQGCTIGLEPLHFRQRQALNSVLPLGDNHVTVSRYLTTGQVAMQMPFASQSLDEAGGGYYGQSKESGNLVLCDRKRLASPMGFVCGKPGSGKSFSVKREITNTVLAHPEDEVVIFDPAGEYGNLVGALGGANVELAPGCSAVLNPLDTADVADRADAAKLAYKTDAVLALSSALMAEGREGLPERDRSIIARCVGEAYRECARDGRLPTLGDFHAALLAQPEPEAADIALRYERYVKGAFSFFNGQSNVALDNRITNIDMHGLGQNMRVFGMITALEMVRNRVMVTPPRPNYTWLYIDEVQSLFAHPTVVEYFARLWREGRKFGLICTGISQNTSHMLANAEARDMVLNSEFFLLHKQSTADLDAWAEMLQLSATERGYIGDAVKPGEGLLISAGIRVPITDDFPKGPLYDLWNTKPAEVAEREMRRAAREAEE